A segment of the Candidatus Bipolaricaulota bacterium genome:
AGCCAGGCCGAGCAGGAGAAGAAGTCGTTGGAGGACAAGGAGGACCAGACCGACGCCGACAAGCAGAAGATCGCGGACTTGGAGAAGGAGATCGCGGACTACAAGCAGAAAGCGCTCGACGCCTACATGGCGGCATTGAACGAGGTCGACCCGGACGAGGACTTCTTAAACCGAATTCTCACCCTCAACCCGGATAGCGTCACCGCCCTGTACATCTACGGCAAGCTCCTCGCCGAGCGGGGCGACTACCTCGGGGCGGACATGCGGTTCCATCAAGCGATGGATAAGGACCCCAACTACGTTCCTGCGTACGTCGGCTCAGGGGACATGGCGGTGAAAGAGAAGGTATACGATGCCGCGGTAAAACAGTACTCCAAGGCGCTCGAGCTGAAGCCGAATGACTTTTCCGTCATGGGAAAGCTCGCCTCGGTCTACCTCATAACCGACAAGCTCGACGATGCCGACAAGCTCCTCCAGGAGATGGCGAAGATCGACCCGGAGGACACCCAACTCATCATCTACCAAGGAGATCTCGCCTACAAACGGCTGGTGAAGGCGATTGCGGAACGGGACGCCATCAAGAAGAAGGGGGATCTGACCGCGGACGACCAGGCCAGGCTCACCCAATTGAACAAGGAGATCGATGCGCTGTATGCCCGGGCCCTCGACCGCTATCAGACAGCATCGAACAAGACCGGCTCGCTCGATGTCCTGATCAAGCTGGGGAAGCTCTACCTCGCCTACGGGAAGCTTGATGACGCGCAGAGCTCGTTCGAGCAGGTGGTGCGCCGCTCTCCGTACAAGGTGGAGGCGTATGCCGGGCTGGGGGATACCCTGCTTGCCAAGGGGGACAAGGACGGGGCGATCCAGAACTATCGCACTGCGTTCGACCGCGCGTTCGACAAGGACTTGAAGCGACAGATCGGAGAAAAGCTTGTCGATCTTGTCCCCGACGACATCTCGGTTCGGTACAAGCTCGCTCAGGTGTACGCCGATCAGTACATGTGGAGCGCTGCGATTAAGCAGTACGCCGCGATCCTCGCTCGGAACCCTGACTCGATCGACTCCTACCTTGGGATCGCCGAAGCGTACAAGTGGAAGACCGAATACGACACCGGGATCGACTACTTGGATAAGGGGCTTGCCCACGCGAAGAGCGATGCGGACCGGATCAAGCTGTACGAGAAGCTCGTCGAACTCGATCAAGCCAAGGTCGGGGCCGATAAGCCGCTTGAACAGAAGGGGCTCGACGCCCTGTTCGCCTTGGGCAAGCTCTACCTCGCCCAGGGGGACAAGGACAAGGCGAAGGACGCCCTGGAGAAGCTGGCGAAGTACGATCCCTCCTACAAGACGGACGAGGTAAACGCCCTCATCGTACAAGCGGGGGGGATGGTGCAGACACCCTCGCAGACGGTCGAGTCCACCCAGACCCCGTCGGAGGTGCTCACCCCGGCCCAGCCCGAAACCGAGGTACAGACCTCGAGCAATGGGGAGTAGTAGCTTCGCTGACCTTGTCGCGCTGATCGCGAAGCTGCGGGCGCCGGATGGTTGTCCGTGGGATCGGGCGCAGACGCATGCAAGTCTGCGCCCGTACGTACTCGAGGAGGCGTACGAAGTTATCGCCGCGATCGATGCGCAGGAACCGGACGCCCTCGCCGACGAGCTCGGCGACCTGTTGCTGCAGGTCCTCCTCCATTCCCAGATCGCGGCCGAGGCGGGCGAGTTCACGATCGATGACGTGATCGAGAACCTCGCTGCCAAGCTGATCCGCCGCCACCCGCACGTGTTCGGGGACGCTCCCGGCGACCTTCCCGCGATCAGGAAGAACTGGGAAGCGATCAAAGCCGGCGAACAGGGGCATCGGGTCCATCCCCTCCCTCCCCTGCTCGCCGCGCGCAAGCTCGTGGCCAAAGGGATAGATCCGGCGAACGCATCCTACCCAACACCTGAGCTCGCCGCCGGCGGACGGATCATCGCGGCGATCAAGGCGGCGTGGGACGCCGGGTTCGACCCGGAGATCGCCCTGCACAAGGCGGTCTCCTACCTCGACGGAGAGGGATGAGCGTGCGCGACGCGAGCGTGTACTGGGTTGAGACCTCGGAGGAGGAGATCCACTTCATCGATGCGATCATCTCTGCCTACGATGGCCTGGCGAACGTGCGTCGCGATTACCGGATAAGGGACGGGAAGACCTACTTCAAGGTTTACGTCGGACCGGGATTGGAAAGCGAATTCGAGGAGCTCGTGGCAAGGTTGCGGAAGAAAGC
Coding sequences within it:
- a CDS encoding MazG family protein; this encodes MGSSSFADLVALIAKLRAPDGCPWDRAQTHASLRPYVLEEAYEVIAAIDAQEPDALADELGDLLLQVLLHSQIAAEAGEFTIDDVIENLAAKLIRRHPHVFGDAPGDLPAIRKNWEAIKAGEQGHRVHPLPPLLAARKLVAKGIDPANASYPTPELAAGGRIIAAIKAAWDAGFDPEIALHKAVSYLDGEG
- a CDS encoding peptidylprolyl isomerase; translation: MYKFFSRYRKGIIWAIVLAFLLGGVGLFGLNQAGVLRRSNPEEEAGLAAIVNGTKITRQALAQATDNLRKQYENYYRQFGQDTSTLFVGAHGALLNLELEAQALQNLIQEAILAQQAKKLHISVSKREIEDAYNKQYNDILQRYNLTEDQLASILQAQGQTLEGFKAQLRDSAARQLRNEKLREKVVGQIDPTDDELQAYFEKNIAKYDQPEQIRASHILVKDEETAKEVLEKLKSGADFAELAKEYSQDPGTKDKGGDLGWFSRGRMVKEFEDAAFALKNVGDISDIVKTSYGYHIIKLTGRKPHHTPTLDEVKDQVREDYIKDETNKRFSDWYKTVHDQADIVIKLPEVEAYLTEQQDLDKGIAALKEVRDEGTSSDPYISYYLGRAYESKMSQAEQEKKSLEDKEDQTDADKQKIADLEKEIADYKQKALDAYMAALNEVDPDEDFLNRILTLNPDSVTALYIYGKLLAERGDYLGADMRFHQAMDKDPNYVPAYVGSGDMAVKEKVYDAAVKQYSKALELKPNDFSVMGKLASVYLITDKLDDADKLLQEMAKIDPEDTQLIIYQGDLAYKRLVKAIAERDAIKKKGDLTADDQARLTQLNKEIDALYARALDRYQTASNKTGSLDVLIKLGKLYLAYGKLDDAQSSFEQVVRRSPYKVEAYAGLGDTLLAKGDKDGAIQNYRTAFDRAFDKDLKRQIGEKLVDLVPDDISVRYKLAQVYADQYMWSAAIKQYAAILARNPDSIDSYLGIAEAYKWKTEYDTGIDYLDKGLAHAKSDADRIKLYEKLVELDQAKVGADKPLEQKGLDALFALGKLYLAQGDKDKAKDALEKLAKYDPSYKTDEVNALIVQAGGMVQTPSQTVESTQTPSEVLTPAQPETEVQTSSNGE